From Anabrus simplex isolate iqAnaSimp1 chromosome 11, ASM4041472v1, whole genome shotgun sequence, a single genomic window includes:
- the LOC136883571 gene encoding uncharacterized protein: protein MKFLIVLVLVAAVYAQEAVEDNSSRDKRGLLLGSLAAPSIIATRTIAAPTIVAAPSLAAPTVLTTNGLVASRGLVGHTILTSNGLLAAPQTILTAGIPTTLGAGHYIIA, encoded by the exons ATGAAGTTCCTG ATCGTCCTCGTTCTTGTAGCCGCAGTCTACGCCCAGGAGGCCGTCGAAGACAACAGTTCCCGGGACAAGAGAGGACTGTTATTAGGAAGTCTGGCTGCCCCTAGTATTATTGCCACCCGCACCATCGCTGCGCCAACCATTGTAGCTGCTCCTAGCCTTGCTGCCCCCACCGTCCTAACCACCAATGGACTCGTCGCTAGCCGTGGTCTTGTGGGACACACCATCCTGACCAGCAACGGTCTGCTAGCTGCTCCCCAAACCATTCTTACCGCTGGTATCCCCACAACTCTAGGAGCAGGACATTATATTATCGCTTAA